The proteins below come from a single Papaver somniferum cultivar HN1 chromosome 11, ASM357369v1, whole genome shotgun sequence genomic window:
- the LOC113325425 gene encoding protein GRAVITROPIC IN THE LIGHT 1-like isoform X2, producing MSMNRVSSISDLIHRVATSCLQNPLTDNHHQSLGSSQNSSSNPTEYEEIESENEEDEENGVLGNEKQKKKKNESREIEELMSDVFESISVMKKAYVKLQQAHSPWDQEKMSVADIAVVSELRKLGMLKERFRRRNRSNGGGEQESGSGRRGFVPLREVVAPYEAAMDELKKQVKTKDIEIENLEQKLQNAITTINTTNGSNGKRGKFHSRRRVSNCSLGHGVAPGAEQFESTTSQMKEASKSFTALLLSLMRSAGWDIDAAVRSIESASPTTTTTINKGDNMASVSGPQHAKYALESYISQKMFHGFDHETFYIDGSLSSLLNPDQFRKDCFTQFQDMKSMEPTELLGISPTCTFGKFCTKKFLSIVHPKMEESLFGNLEHHELVSAGNHPRSQFYGDFLKLAKSVWLLHLLAFSLDPPPCHFQASKGAEFRKEYMESVVRFSSRRMPVGLTVGFPVSPGFKLGNGSVIKARVYLVSRT from the exons ATGTCAATGAATAGAGTTTCAAGTATATCCGATCTGATTCACAGGGTTGCAACATCTTGTTTACAAAACCCACTTACCGATAATCATCATCAGAGTCTTGGATCCTCACAGAACTCATCATCTAATCCAacagaatatgaagaaatagaaagtgaaaacgaagaagatgaagagaatgGGGTTTTGGGAAATgagaaacagaagaagaagaaaaatgaaagtaGAGAAATCGAAGAACTAATGAGTGACGTATTTGAGTCAATATCAGTTATGAAGAAAGCTTATGTTAAATTGCAACAAGCACATTCTCCATGGGATCAAGAGAAAATGAGTGTAGCTGATATAGCAGTTGTATCTGAGCTTAGAAAACTTGGGATGTTGAAAGaaagatttagaagaagaaatagaagcaatGGAGGAGGAGAACAAGAAAGTGGAAGTGGAAGAAGAGGATTTGTACCTTTGAGAGAAGTTGTTGCTCCTTATGAAGCAGCCATGGATGAATTGAAGAAACAAGTTAAAACCAAAGATATTGAAATTGAGAATCTGGAGCAAAAACTTCAAAATGCCATTACTACTATTAACACTACTAATGGCAGTAACGGCAAGAGAGGAAAGTTTCATTCTAGGAGGAGAGTTAGCAATTGCAGTCTTGGTCATG GGGTTGCACCAGGAGCGGAGCAATTTGAATCAACAACGAGTCAAATGAAAGAAGCTTCAAAATCATTTACGGCACTGCTTCTATCACTCATGCGTTCAGCTGGATGGGATATCGATGCAGCTGTAAGATCAATTGAATCCGCTAgtcctaccaccaccaccaccattaacaaaGGCGATAACATGGCTTCTGTAAGTGGTCCTCAACACGCAAAATACGCGTTAGAATCCTACATTAGTCAGAAGATGTTTCATGGGTTTGATCACGAAACGTTTTACATTGACGGAAGCTTATCATCTTTATTGAACCCAGACCAATTCCGGAAAGATTGTTTTACTCAATTTCAAGATATGAAGTCCATGGAGCCAACTGAACTGTTGGGTATATCACCAACTTGTACATTTGGTAAGTTTTGCACTAAGAAATTTCTTTCCATTGTTCATCCGAAAATGGAAGAATCGTTGTTCGGAAATTTGGAACATCATGAATTGGTTTCGGCTGGAAATCATCCGAGGAGTCAGTTTTACGGCGACTTCTTGAAATTAGCTAAATCTGTTTGGTTACTTCATTTACTTGCATTTTCACTTGATCCTCCGCCGTGCCATTTCCAAGCCTCAAAAGGAGCTGAATTTCGGAAAGAATATATGGAGAGTGTTGTTAGATTTTCTAGTAGAAGAATGCCTGTAGGTCTGACTGTTGGGTTTCCAGTCAGTCCAGGGTTTAAACTTGGTAATGGTTCTGTAATCAAAGCTAGGGTCTATCTTGTTTCCAGAACATGA
- the LOC113325425 gene encoding protein GRAVITROPIC IN THE LIGHT 1-like isoform X1 — MSMNRVSSISDLIHRVATSCLQNPLTDNHHQSLGSSQNSSSNPTEYEEIESENEEDEENGVLGNEKQKKKKNESREIEELMSDVFESISVMKKAYVKLQQAHSPWDQEKMSVADIAVVSELRKLGMLKERFRRRNRSNGGGEQESGSGRRGFVPLREVVAPYEAAMDELKKQVKTKDIEIENLEQKLQNAITTINTTNGSNGKRGKFHSRRRVSNCSLGHVAGVAPGAEQFESTTSQMKEASKSFTALLLSLMRSAGWDIDAAVRSIESASPTTTTTINKGDNMASVSGPQHAKYALESYISQKMFHGFDHETFYIDGSLSSLLNPDQFRKDCFTQFQDMKSMEPTELLGISPTCTFGKFCTKKFLSIVHPKMEESLFGNLEHHELVSAGNHPRSQFYGDFLKLAKSVWLLHLLAFSLDPPPCHFQASKGAEFRKEYMESVVRFSSRRMPVGLTVGFPVSPGFKLGNGSVIKARVYLVSRT, encoded by the exons ATGTCAATGAATAGAGTTTCAAGTATATCCGATCTGATTCACAGGGTTGCAACATCTTGTTTACAAAACCCACTTACCGATAATCATCATCAGAGTCTTGGATCCTCACAGAACTCATCATCTAATCCAacagaatatgaagaaatagaaagtgaaaacgaagaagatgaagagaatgGGGTTTTGGGAAATgagaaacagaagaagaagaaaaatgaaagtaGAGAAATCGAAGAACTAATGAGTGACGTATTTGAGTCAATATCAGTTATGAAGAAAGCTTATGTTAAATTGCAACAAGCACATTCTCCATGGGATCAAGAGAAAATGAGTGTAGCTGATATAGCAGTTGTATCTGAGCTTAGAAAACTTGGGATGTTGAAAGaaagatttagaagaagaaatagaagcaatGGAGGAGGAGAACAAGAAAGTGGAAGTGGAAGAAGAGGATTTGTACCTTTGAGAGAAGTTGTTGCTCCTTATGAAGCAGCCATGGATGAATTGAAGAAACAAGTTAAAACCAAAGATATTGAAATTGAGAATCTGGAGCAAAAACTTCAAAATGCCATTACTACTATTAACACTACTAATGGCAGTAACGGCAAGAGAGGAAAGTTTCATTCTAGGAGGAGAGTTAGCAATTGCAGTCTTGGTCATG TTGCAGGGGTTGCACCAGGAGCGGAGCAATTTGAATCAACAACGAGTCAAATGAAAGAAGCTTCAAAATCATTTACGGCACTGCTTCTATCACTCATGCGTTCAGCTGGATGGGATATCGATGCAGCTGTAAGATCAATTGAATCCGCTAgtcctaccaccaccaccaccattaacaaaGGCGATAACATGGCTTCTGTAAGTGGTCCTCAACACGCAAAATACGCGTTAGAATCCTACATTAGTCAGAAGATGTTTCATGGGTTTGATCACGAAACGTTTTACATTGACGGAAGCTTATCATCTTTATTGAACCCAGACCAATTCCGGAAAGATTGTTTTACTCAATTTCAAGATATGAAGTCCATGGAGCCAACTGAACTGTTGGGTATATCACCAACTTGTACATTTGGTAAGTTTTGCACTAAGAAATTTCTTTCCATTGTTCATCCGAAAATGGAAGAATCGTTGTTCGGAAATTTGGAACATCATGAATTGGTTTCGGCTGGAAATCATCCGAGGAGTCAGTTTTACGGCGACTTCTTGAAATTAGCTAAATCTGTTTGGTTACTTCATTTACTTGCATTTTCACTTGATCCTCCGCCGTGCCATTTCCAAGCCTCAAAAGGAGCTGAATTTCGGAAAGAATATATGGAGAGTGTTGTTAGATTTTCTAGTAGAAGAATGCCTGTAGGTCTGACTGTTGGGTTTCCAGTCAGTCCAGGGTTTAAACTTGGTAATGGTTCTGTAATCAAAGCTAGGGTCTATCTTGTTTCCAGAACATGA
- the LOC113325425 gene encoding protein GRAVITROPIC IN THE LIGHT 1-like isoform X3 has product MSMNRVSSISDLIHRVATSCLQNPLTDNHHQSLGSSQNSSSNPTEYEEIESENEEDEENGVLGNEKQKKKKNESREIEELMSDVFESISVMKKAYVKLQQAHSPWDQEKMSVADIAVVSELRKLGMLKERFRRRNRSNGGGEQESGSGRRGFVPLREVVAPYEAAMDELKKQVKTKDIEIENLEQKLQNAITTINTTNGSNGKRGKFHSRRRVSNCSLGHVAGVAPGAEQFESTTSQMKEASKSFTALLLSLMRSAGWDIDAAVRSIESASPTTTTTINKGDNMASTNSGKIVLLNFKI; this is encoded by the exons ATGTCAATGAATAGAGTTTCAAGTATATCCGATCTGATTCACAGGGTTGCAACATCTTGTTTACAAAACCCACTTACCGATAATCATCATCAGAGTCTTGGATCCTCACAGAACTCATCATCTAATCCAacagaatatgaagaaatagaaagtgaaaacgaagaagatgaagagaatgGGGTTTTGGGAAATgagaaacagaagaagaagaaaaatgaaagtaGAGAAATCGAAGAACTAATGAGTGACGTATTTGAGTCAATATCAGTTATGAAGAAAGCTTATGTTAAATTGCAACAAGCACATTCTCCATGGGATCAAGAGAAAATGAGTGTAGCTGATATAGCAGTTGTATCTGAGCTTAGAAAACTTGGGATGTTGAAAGaaagatttagaagaagaaatagaagcaatGGAGGAGGAGAACAAGAAAGTGGAAGTGGAAGAAGAGGATTTGTACCTTTGAGAGAAGTTGTTGCTCCTTATGAAGCAGCCATGGATGAATTGAAGAAACAAGTTAAAACCAAAGATATTGAAATTGAGAATCTGGAGCAAAAACTTCAAAATGCCATTACTACTATTAACACTACTAATGGCAGTAACGGCAAGAGAGGAAAGTTTCATTCTAGGAGGAGAGTTAGCAATTGCAGTCTTGGTCATG TTGCAGGGGTTGCACCAGGAGCGGAGCAATTTGAATCAACAACGAGTCAAATGAAAGAAGCTTCAAAATCATTTACGGCACTGCTTCTATCACTCATGCGTTCAGCTGGATGGGATATCGATGCAGCTGTAAGATCAATTGAATCCGCTAgtcctaccaccaccaccaccattaacaaaGGCGATAACATGGCTTCT ACCAATTCCGGAAAGATTGTTTTACTCAATTTCAAGATATGA